From a single Nicotiana tomentosiformis chromosome 2, ASM39032v3, whole genome shotgun sequence genomic region:
- the LOC138905493 gene encoding zinc finger BED domain-containing protein RICESLEEPER 2-like produces the protein MWKTNMMSGKHLHMRCMAHILNLIVQDGLKEIDASVTRLRNIVRYVRSSPARTLKFKQCCAHVKVECTKTLCLDVPTWWNSTYFMLDTAQNFEKAFDKFHLFDDGFSAYLCSHLCEDGSSASPLESDDWVNMRNVIAFFARFHELTKKVSGSRYVTCNSHFEEVSELYCHLKMCLISEDEHLRKMVERMQEKFKKYWGKPEKMNKIIFIASVLDPRNKFEYVSLTLEEFFGEEKGKKINAEVYAYMNSLFEEYLKKYSTGSCPQSLSSSTSSINTSNTSSESILTASLIRTKLHLKKQKEDNVSGGTKSELDKYIIEEQEPFSGEFDILSWWKTHAPRFSILSELARDVLAIPISSVASEYWLSKEKNPISVEENWEYLEKLEFGSSAIMTRAPNAHPKRDGTYCLRKHIRRCLERLPEIRI, from the exons ATGTGGAAAACTAATATGATGAGTGGTAAACATCTTCATATGAGATGCATGGCTCATATACTAAATCTAATTGTGCAAGATGGTTTGAAAGAAATTGATGCTTCTGTCACACGCCTTAGAAATATTGTGAGGTATGTGAGATCTTCGCCTGCAAGGACCTTAAAGTTTAAACAGTGTTGTGCACATGTAAAGGTAGAATGTACCAAAACATTATGTTTGGATGTTCCTACTTGGTGGAATTCCACCTATTTTATGTTGGATACGGCACAAAACTTTGAAAAGGCCTTTGACAAGTTTCATCTTTTTGATGATGGATTTTCTGCTTATCTATGTTCTCATCTTTGTGAAGATGGTAGTAGTGCAAGTCCTCTTGAATCTGATGATTGGGTGAATATGAGGAATGTGATAGCGTTTTTTGCAAGATTTCACGAGCTCACCAAAAAAGTTTCAGGTTCACGTTATGTCACTTGTAATTCTCATTTTGAGGAAGTATCTGAACTTTATTGTCATTTGAAAATGTGTTTAATTAGTGAGGATGAGCATTTGAGAAAAATGGTTGAGCGGATGCAAGAAAAGTTCAAGAAGTATTGGGGTAAGCCTGAAAAgatgaataaaataatttttattgctTCCGTCTTGGATCCACGTAACAAATTTGAATATGTTAGCCTTACACTTGAAGAATTTTTTGGGGAggaaaaagggaagaaaataaaTGCTGAGGTGTATGCTTATATGAATTCTTTGTTTGAAGAGTATCTAAAAAAGTATTCAACTGGATCTTGTCCTCAATCTCTATCTAGTTCTACTTCATCTATTAACACATCTAATACATCTAGTGAGAGTATTTTAACTGCATCATTAATAAGGACGAAGCTTCACTTGAAGAAACAAAAGGAAGACAATGTAAGTGGGGGTACTAAATCGGAGTTGGATAAATACATTATTGAAGAACAAGAGCCTTTTAGTGGAGAATTTGATATTTTAAGTTGGTGGAAAACACATGCTCCTAGATTTTCTAttctttcagagttggctcgtgaTGTGTTGGCCATTCCAATTTCTAGTGTGGCGTCGGAAT ATTGGCTTAGCAAAGAGAAGAATCCTATTAGTGTTGAAGAAAACTGGGAGTATCTTGAGAAACTCGAGTTTG GTTCAAGTGCAATCATGACCCGTGCTCCTAATGCTCATCCAAAGAGGGATGGCACATATTGTTTAAGGAAGCATATTAGGCGTTGTCTTGAGCGTCTTCCTGAAATCCGTATTTAA
- the LOC138906664 gene encoding premnaspirodiene oxygenase-like, translating to MELQLYSLALATSLTLLFLLIVKLSKKLAKNPNLNLPPGPWKLPLLGSIHHLISILPHHTLRDLAKKHGPLMHLQLGEISTIVISTPQAAKEVLKVQDIAFTNRPELLSVKILCYNYSDIAFAPYGNYWRQMRKLCTLELLSAKNVQSFASIREEEAFDLVEYVKSKSGSTINLTEKLYALTNAVICRAAFGKRRKEESAYFMSLIKEVSLMVTGLDISEVFPSLKFLHAITGTKAKLVKLHKKLDKVLDMIIEEHKENLQLVSLKKNGEEESIRKEDLVNLLLRLQESGTLEFPFTADNIKAVISDMFGDLIDGV from the exons ATGGAGCTACAACTTTATTCCCTTGCTCTTGCCACTTCCCTCACATTACTTTTCCTTCTGATTGTGAAGTTATCTAAGAAATTAGCAAAAAACCCTAATCTAAACTTGCCTCCAGGTCCATGGAAATTGCCTCTCCTAGGTAGTATTCACCACTTAATAAGCATATTACCTCACCATACTCTGAGAGATTTAGCCAAAAAGCACGGCCCGTTAATGCACTTGCAGCTTGGTGAAATCTCTACAATAGTTATTTCGACTCCTCAAGCAGCCAAAGAGGTATTAAAAGTTCAAGACATCGCATTCACAAATCGCCCTGAGCTTTTAAGTGTCAAGATTTTGTGTTACAACTATTCGGATATTGCTTTTGCACCCTATGGAAATTACTGGAGACAAATGCGTAAGTTGTGCACGTTAGAACTCTTGAGTGCCAAGAATGTACAATCATTTGCCTCTATAAGGGAGGAAGAAGCATTCGACCTTGTTGAATATGTGAAATCAAAATCTGGATCCACTATTAACCTTACAGAAAAGTTGTATGCTCTTACAAATGCTGTAATTTGTAGAGCAGCATTTGGGAAGAGGAGAAAAGAAGAATCAGCATATTTTATGTCTTTGATAAAGGAAGTGTCTTTAATGGTAACAGGTTTGGATATAAGTGAAGTGTTTCCTTCACTCAAATTTTTGCATGCCATTACTGGGACAAAAGCAAAATTAGTGAAGCTTCACAAAAAGCTTGACAAGGTGCTTGACATGATAATTGAAGAGCATAAGGAGAACCTGCAATTAGTAAGCTTGAAAAAGAATGGTGAAGAAGAATCAATAAGAAAAGAAGATTTGGTGAATTTGCTATTGAGACTCCAAGAAAGTGGCACTCTTGAATTTCCCTTCACTGCAGACAATATCAAAGCAGTCATATCG GACATGTTTGGAGACCTCATTGATGGTGTTTAA